In one window of Armatimonadota bacterium DNA:
- a CDS encoding type II secretion system protein, with amino-acid sequence MHRTPNAKDDVGMTLVELLVVIFIISVLAGAMVPVFYRVQSKSRETWCISNMRQLLMALQMYLADYDEIPLNDAGRVVEGDEVIREGLKWGTTIYPYAGRNEEVFLCPVDPTRGEKYRHRAGLPCSWAYLYSRGAVEHLDGRGKTVASESPVLMCHWHFGAYGIFALGRKDTSVELAPRHKALPLHVVLE; translated from the coding sequence ATGCACCGCACCCCGAACGCCAAAGACGACGTCGGCATGACCCTCGTCGAGCTGCTGGTGGTGATTTTCATCATCAGCGTGCTCGCCGGCGCAATGGTGCCGGTGTTCTATAGGGTGCAGTCGAAGTCACGAGAAACCTGGTGCATAAGCAACATGCGCCAGTTGTTGATGGCCCTTCAGATGTACCTGGCTGACTATGACGAGATACCGCTGAACGATGCAGGGCGCGTTGTCGAAGGCGATGAAGTCATTCGCGAGGGTCTGAAGTGGGGAACGACCATATACCCATACGCTGGACGAAATGAGGAGGTGTTCCTGTGCCCCGTGGACCCCACGCGCGGAGAGAAATACCGCCATAGGGCAGGGCTTCCCTGCAGCTGGGCCTATCTATACTCGCGTGGCGCAGTAGAACACCTCGACGGCCGAGGGAAGACAGTTGCTTCCGAATCGCCGGTTCTTATGTGCCACTGGCACTTCGGCGCATATGGGATCTTCGCTCTGGGTCGGAAGGACACCTCCGTGGAGCTTGCGCCGCGCCACAAAGCGCTGCCGCTACATGTGGTGCTTGAGTAA
- a CDS encoding prepilin-type N-terminal cleavage/methylation domain-containing protein: MRRTGQTSRNEGITLIELLVVLFIISALAGAMMPLFLQVRQRADLDVCLSNMRQVLIGLQMYTADCGVLPLHGAGWVGADTGPTLQPGVEWDASVLPYVGSEESF; this comes from the coding sequence ATGAGGCGGACGGGCCAGACGTCCCGCAATGAGGGTATCACGCTAATAGAGCTTCTGGTTGTTCTATTCATCATCAGCGCGCTGGCGGGAGCGATGATGCCGCTCTTCCTGCAAGTCCGGCAGCGCGCTGATTTGGACGTATGCCTGAGCAATATGCGTCAGGTATTGATTGGTCTTCAAATGTACACGGCGGACTGCGGGGTGCTGCCGCTGCATGGCGCAGGCTGGGTGGGTGCCGACACGGGACCCACACTGCAGCCTGGGGTGGAGTGGGATGCCTCCGTTCTGCCATATGTGGGAAGCGAGGAAAGCTTC
- a CDS encoding YbfB/YjiJ family MFS transporter, whose protein sequence is MNGSLKPRRHLHYAWIVLAAGTLIVFGALGLARFGYTMVLPAMQAGLRLDNAQAGGLATANLVGYLALALIGGALAARYGPRIVITAGLVVAAIGMLLTGAAAGFAGAACWRMLTGIGSGASNVPVMGLMSAWFAPRRRGLAAGIAVTGSSLALIALGPMVPGILNLYGGDGWRVCWFLFAAVTGGLAILALSVLRNRPSSLGLRPLGEISDGTPASAPSDAMRWGTVYRSVTMWHVGVVYAAFGFSYIIYMTFFAKYLIAEGGYAPSAAGRLFMLMGWASLLCGLLWGSISDAIGRKGALAIVYLIQAAAFGLFALWPAPPGFILSAILFGLTAWSIPAIVAAACGDLLGPRLAPAGLGFVTLFFGIGQAAGPSVAGLLADATRSFQSAFLVAAGVALMGAVGSLLLRSTRALDDGAAT, encoded by the coding sequence ATGAATGGTAGCCTGAAACCTCGCCGCCACCTCCACTACGCCTGGATCGTCCTTGCCGCCGGGACTCTGATAGTCTTCGGCGCGCTGGGGTTGGCGCGCTTCGGCTACACCATGGTTCTGCCCGCGATGCAGGCAGGGCTGCGGCTCGATAACGCCCAGGCCGGTGGCCTCGCCACGGCGAACCTCGTGGGATATCTCGCACTGGCGCTGATTGGCGGAGCCCTCGCAGCGCGTTACGGGCCGAGGATCGTCATCACGGCAGGGCTGGTGGTAGCGGCCATCGGCATGTTGCTGACCGGCGCGGCCGCAGGTTTCGCGGGAGCGGCGTGCTGGCGGATGCTAACCGGGATTGGCAGCGGTGCGAGCAATGTACCGGTGATGGGGCTTATGTCCGCCTGGTTTGCGCCGCGCCGCCGGGGTTTGGCCGCCGGCATCGCCGTCACTGGATCGTCCCTGGCATTGATCGCGCTCGGGCCCATGGTGCCCGGCATCCTCAACCTGTACGGCGGAGACGGTTGGCGAGTCTGCTGGTTCTTGTTTGCGGCGGTGACCGGAGGGCTGGCGATTCTCGCTTTGTCGGTGTTGCGCAATCGCCCCTCATCCCTTGGCCTCCGACCGCTGGGCGAGATATCAGACGGCACCCCTGCTTCTGCGCCGTCGGACGCAATGCGATGGGGCACGGTCTACCGGTCAGTGACGATGTGGCACGTCGGTGTCGTTTACGCGGCCTTCGGCTTCTCGTACATCATCTACATGACGTTCTTCGCCAAGTACCTGATCGCCGAAGGTGGCTACGCACCGTCTGCAGCGGGTCGCCTCTTCATGCTCATGGGGTGGGCCAGCCTGCTCTGCGGGCTGCTGTGGGGATCGATCTCGGACGCCATCGGTCGCAAAGGGGCTCTGGCGATCGTTTACCTTATACAGGCGGCGGCGTTCGGGCTGTTCGCGCTCTGGCCCGCGCCTCCGGGCTTCATACTCTCCGCGATCCTCTTCGGCCTCACTGCCTGGAGCATCCCGGCCATTGTAGCGGCGGCCTGCGGCGACCTGCTTGGGCCGCGCTTAGCACCCGCCGGTCTGGGGTTCGTCACGCTGTTCTTTGGTATCGGTCAAGCCGCCGGGCCCAGCGTCGCCGGCCTACTCGCCGATGCCACTCGATCGTTTCAATCGGCGTTCCTGGTCGCCGCCGGCGTGGCCCTAATGGGGGCCGTCGGATCCCTCTTGCTGCGCTCGACGCGGGCGCTCGACGACGGGGCGGCCACCTAG